The sequence below is a genomic window from Eubalaena glacialis isolate mEubGla1 chromosome 13, mEubGla1.1.hap2.+ XY, whole genome shotgun sequence.
CAACATGGCACAGAAAAATGGGCATTGGGAGGCTCATAAGGAGAGTCGTAAAATGAGAATTTCCAGTGAATTCATGGAAAATGGCAAGCAGACAGGCATATACTGACATCTAAAATTGAGTAAAGAAAACTGTGTCCCAGCAGACAAATGGGAGGTAGCTATAGTGTTGGGAGCCAATCTTTCCAGCCAATTTCTGTCTGCGTTGAGCGTTCTGGACTTGGAACTGGTGTGTAGGCTGCAAAGGTCAGAGTTCAGAGGAGAAGCTGAAGCCTATTAGCAAAATGGTCTAAACTATCCAGTAACAGGTAAAGCCCATGACACCTATGTCTAATCCTTAAACCAGTCTACTCTTCCTAACTGTAAAATGTCAACTATGGATTGTCTCATCATCTGCAGAAAATGAGTGGTATGAAATGTGCCAAATCTAACaaataacaaattctggagaTAACAGAGTACTTGGGTAACTTAcaagaatttttcagttttctttggtATCTACCCACCGGCAGAAATGTTGCATCCAAGAAGAGTTTTATGAGAAAAGGTAGTCAGAACAAAGAGGTATGAATTGAAACTAGGGTTGCTGGCTATAAAGTTAAACTTTCCAGAGACCAGGAAAAAAGTTGGAGAACTGATGATAAGAAGATAGAAGTCTGGTTTCTGACTAGGtctaggaagaaaagagaagtcagaaaatcaaatgagaaaagTTTTTCAATTCTCAGGGGCCATGAGAGATGAAAGGGCTTACAAGATGCCACACAGGACAAAGGGAATGGCTGGAGAGATCCATACCTAGAAAGACTTTTCAGTAATGTTGGCTTCTTGGAGATAGTGGAACAGTGCCCACAAAGTTGAGAAATGATTTGGTATGTAGACTTCTATACCCAGCCAAACTATCTCAAGTGTGAACGTAGACTAGACAACAGTGTGCAAGGACTTGAGACTTCACTCCCAGCCACCAGGCTAGTGGAAGTTATTGGAAGATAAACTCCAGCCAAACAAGGGAGGAAACAAAATTTGGCATGAGATATTTGATATGTGAAGATCTGAATGAAGCTGACTGGGGTTGCAATAAAGGGAAATATCAGGATGATACGTATATAGAAGGTTGAGGAAATTCAGCAAATCAGAAACTCAAaatccatgtaaaatgttacataaTTAAGAGACTGGATGGCTTTTGAGATGATGGTGCAATTCTTTTTTCCCTCAATGCACAAGCCAAGAAGCAGGATAAAATGTGACCCCCAAGTGAGCATGTAAGAAAAGAGAATCAAGGGAAGGGCAAGATAggtgtatgggattaagagatacaaactactatgtataaaataagcaacaaggatgtaCTGTCCAGCAtgaggaaatatagccattattttgtaataactttaaatggagtataatctataaaaatattgaatcactatgctgtatacttgaaactaagataatattgtaaatcaaaataCTTCAATGTAAAAAGAGAATCAAGGTGAACTTGATACTAGCCACATGATCAACTGGCCCAGGTGGAAGTGGACGTTTATCCACTATAAGGAAGTGGACGTAATCCCAGTGCAGAATTTGGCTCAGGGGAATGTCACATACCCAGTCATAATATACATTACCTGTGGTTTGTGTCTAAAGTTTAAAGCAACTAGTTAAAGCATGGGAATTAAGTCAGAATGCAAACcgaacttaaatgtaaaaataaagctatttctcAAGCAGGGAGAAGGTAGCGtgacaaagagaaaggaatccttAAACCTCTCAAGCTGATGAACTAAAAGTTGAAGCTATTACTCATTTTAGAAAGTAAGGCTAGAAGAGTCAAAATCACAACCAACAATGCAGGAGAAGTTTGGGAAAAGGATGGATATGTAGGATAAGTAAGAATCTCATCTTTGCGTATAGTCAACTGCCAAGGATATTTAAAGTAACAACCTCCAAAAGAACTAAACCCTTAGCAGTGCCTCCAGGGAGTACAGAGGAGGCTATGGCATTTCATGATTTGTCTTCTGCTGCTGCCATATTCATgggttaattttataaataaaattcattctGCCATTGTGAAACTACAAAACTTTAATAATACAAGCGAGTTAACTGATGTAATAATACAGGTGAAACACTAAAATGAGCACGTTTATAAGTCTTAGCTTGATTTGGAACAGTTGTATGTAACATAAACCACACCTCTTCCTTCCACGTCCAGATTTGGGATGTGAAGTTAAGTGAGTTTAGATCTGAAACGGAAGTGTCATGAAGAGTGTGGACTTGGATGCCATgatgcctggattcaaatccctgcTGTTTGGCCACGGTCAAataacttgacctctctgagcctccgttacCCCATCTATTAAAATGGGGGTAGTAGTACCCACACGTAGGATTGTCGTGAGGATTAAGCGAGTTAATATACGTGGTTAGTGGTGGTGTTACCAGGTGACAAGTAATTGGAGTTCAAAGACCCAGCTACCTCTCTGCGGCCAGGTGTTCTGAGGTGTGTTTGGGGGGAGTTCTGTGTTGCCTGCCTGCTCTAATGGAAACACACCTTCCGTTGCTAGGGGACACCCCCTTCCAGTGCTGGCTCTGTAGCGCCAAGTTCAAAATCAGCTCGGACTTGAAAAGGCACATGATCGTGCACTCGGGGGAGAAGCCTTTCAAGTGCGAGTTCTGCGACGTCCGCTGCACCATGAAGGCGAACCTCAAGTCGCACGTCCGCATCAAGCACACCTTCAAGTGCCTGCACTGCGCCTTCCAGGGCCGGGACCGGGCCGACCTCCTGGAGCACAGCCGGCTGCACCAGGCCGACCACCCCGAGAAGTGCCCCGAGTGCAGCTACTCCTGCTCCAGCGCCGCCGCCCTGCGCGTGCACAGCCGGGTCCACTGCAAGGACCGCCCCTTCAAGTGCGACTTCTGCAGCTTCGACACCAAGCGGCCCAGCAGCCTGGCCAAGCACATCGACAAGGTGCACAGGGACGAGGCCAAAACAGAGAACTGGGCCCCGCCGGGCAGGGAAGGGCCCCGAGAGAGCGGTGGCCAGCACGTGGCCCAGATAGTGACCCAGCGGGCCTTCCGCTGCGAGACCTGCGGCGCCTCCTTTGTCAGGGGCGACTCTCTGCGGTGCCACAAGAAGCAGCACAGTGACCACGGTGAGAACAAGAACTCGGGCTTGGTCACCTTCCCGCCCGAGGGCAGTGCCTCGGGGCAGCTGGGCACCCTGGTCTCCGTGGGGCAGCTCGAGACGTCCCTGGAGCCCAGCCAGTGCCTCTAGTTCCGCCGGGGAGGGTGGGCAGCCGTCTGGAATGCCAGACACGCGCCCCTGCCCGGCCCTCTGCACTCAGGCCGTCGAGCCAGACTTGAGTCACCAGCTGCGGGGACACCTGCTCCAGCTTAATAGGCCCGCAGAGGCCATGGCCCCAGTCACTGTGGCCTGAGGGCAGGCAGGCGCCAAGGCAACGCTGTGGAGACCCTCCCCCATCCGTGTCCCTGTCTTCCCTCCAAGAATCGTCTAAGCAGGTTGTCTCGGTTCCAAGGTGGGGGGCGTCCATCGAGCACTGCACCCTCCAATAGGGATAGTTTCTTCGCGATGGATTCCAGTTCTAAAACCGATCCATCTCCGATGGAATTAAGAAACTAATTAGACCACATGGAAAAACTAATACTACACTCATCTGTAGAGCGGGAAAGGTGAAGGTGATGGCGGGGTACCTGGAGGGTCTGGGGTGGCCGGAAAAGTTCTATTTCTTAACCTGGGTGGTGGTTTATGAGTATTCGCCTTCTACGTTTTTTGTGTGGTTCCTTTTGTCTGTTGTCTTATAATAAAAAGGCAAgctcatctgtagaatggtgTAAGAGGGACACTCCATTTTTATGGTCTCCCATAGACAGGTTATGGTGTGGGGTTCTGCGGCGCTGCCCCGGCCCCGTAGTAATTTTCTCTATAAATGCACGTAGGAGATCTGTGTCTTAGTGCTGTAGTGAAGCGAAATGCAGTTTGATCTGTAGGTGGCGCCAAAGATCAAGCTGACGCTAGCTCAGCCTGTAATTGTGTGTTGTGAAATTCAACCTTGGCCTACTTGTGTTCATAAAAAGAGATGAGGGGCCCAGTGGGCCCTGGGCTTGGTTCTGGGACATATGATGCGTGGGAAAGCCTGAGACTAGTGTCTTTCATCACAGTAAGCCCTTGGTGTTTGCTGAACCAACAAACGAGAAACCCCAAACCTCTTGTAAATGGACATTTCACTTGACAGAAACTTAGGAGGCCATGGAATGCCAGTGGATATATAATTTATCCAAAgttgctttgttcttttcttcaaatACAGTCTTTGTTTAATACAAATTCTTGTGTGCCCTCATCAAGCTAAACATCTGTGCTTTTAAAACGTTGAATAGATCCATTGTTTTTGATAAACTAGAAACAAGgatgtgaaaacatttttttatagaTTGTATGCAGGGGACTATGTCACTTATGAAATAGAGGTACAGaacttattttagaaattttgtttGAACAAATCTGATTCCATTTAAGTCTGACTTCAGGCGAGTTATAACGCACTGTTGGATCTTTTTGTAAGAAGAAAAGATGGAAATGATAGAGAGAATTAATCATTTCTTTGCTTTAGAGCTATTTTTGGTTGTTCAGAAGTGTTTTGTTACTGAATGCTGGTGCATTGTACAGATTCTTTTGTCACCTTTCTGCCGTTTGTCAAAAAGTCTTATCTGTGTTTCTGTTCTAGTAACAGAAGGGCTGTTGACCTTTCAAGTGGGAACCGATAGATCGAGATCGTAGAGACATTGCTTGTACTTCTGGTGTTATAGCTCTTCAGATAAACAGGAAAAATATCAGCCTCTTTAGAAGACATTTTTTCACACCTGTATGGGCATCAAGGGTCTTGGATCCACGCTGGTATCACAGCAAATTTGGTTGCCCAGTAGAGCGGAGGTCAGCAAAAAGTTTGggatcagatagtaaatatttgaggCATTATGGAGCCATTAGGTCTCCTTCGTGACTAAGCTCTCTGCACAAAAGCAGCCAGACTATAAGAAAAAGAACATGTCTGTGTTCCAGCAAaactttataaaatgaggatgagaCTTAAAACATACAGCTAATCACCAAATAAAGCTGGGAAGCAGCCATAGTAGGTAAGAGGCTGCTGACATGGTTTCTGCACCCAGCTCTGTTTCGCAAGGTCAATATGGATCTGAAAGGGGAAATTGATTAATGAATATGTTTGCAGTTTGACGTCACCTGGACCAGGGGTTGGCGAACTTTTTCAGTAAAAGTCCAGATAGTAAATTTTGGGGGCTTTGCTGGCCTTAGTCTCTGTtgaaactactcaactctgttcACCTCTGTGGCACAatcactcaactctgccattgtcaCCGAAGCAGCCGTAGATAACAGGTAAGTGAATGGGTAtagctgtgtgccaataaaactttatctacaAAAAGCAGGCCATGATTTGGAGGGCCATCTTTTGCTGACCCCTGAGCTGGGCTATTGAGTGCAAGCAACGGGGTAATTGCTGATGggtgaaaacacaggagaaatacTGAGAATGCCAAGTTTCCTGGGATCCCTTTAAGGAAGGTACAGCTTCATGCAAGAGATAGGCAAGTTCCAGCTTAGGCACTGGGAAAAGCTGCGTCCTTTTGATCCTTAGGCAGTGTAGCTATAAAATCTCCAGTGAAGAGTCCAGAAATCAAGATGTTACCCTCTTGCTCTCCTCTGATTAAGGTTTCTTGCTGCCTTCTAAACGTTGTAGAacatgaattttttgtttgtccctggatttaatttcttaaaaaagtaTGCTCCTCAATTCCTGTTGCTGTGTTGTTGTGAGTCCTTACTCtgagccagacactgtgctgggaaCGTGACCTGTGTTAACTCATCTACTTCTCCCGGGTGCCATCCAGAGCTGGAACTAGGGTGAGACAAGGGAGGCACTTGCCTAGGGcactcaaaactcagtaatcACTCGTTTTaaagcagtatttttttaattggaaaactATGGCCCACAGGTCAGCTgctttgtttttgtaaatgaagttttattagaAGTTGGCCTGGGAATTAAGGCAGGACCATGCAGGGGCAGACTTGGGCCTATCTTTAAGAGTGTGATGTTTTTGTTCGTTGCGGACTTTTTTGCGTTACGTTTGGTTTTTAGGAAAATTGCATTAAAATAGTCACCTTGATCAGTGAGATTTTTGGTACCACTTTCTACTTGCACCAGAGGGGATTGCCTCAACCACCTCACCCTAGTCTCTGCCTCTTGTTCAGATACGAAGGTGAAGAAACTTCTAGAACAGAGTTGGGTTTCAGTCCCAGGCAGTGTAGCTCCAGAGTCCACATTTTTAACCAAAGCACTAGGCTGggtttccaattttaaaatatatatattttgttagagtAATAAGTTGATCTGAGTAGGGTAATGACAGAACCATCCAAAAGGAGCCTTCTTTTGTTAAAAGGTAACAGGGTTGAGGAGGAAGGAGGTAAGAACAACCCTGCCTGTGGCACTACTGTCTGGCTGACGTCCGGCTAGAGATTTTGCCTCAGATTCTCAGtttgctcgtctgtaaaatgggccatTTCAGGCATTTGGCTTAACGATAAAGTCGACTGGTTTAAAACACCAAAACAGAAATTGGCTCACCTGTGTGTCTTTTTCTCGTTTATTTTGTTTGGGGCCGGGGGATGGGGACAACCAAGAACTAGTACCGTGACCTTATGACACTGGACATCGTGGTTTCTATCTTACTTCTCAGCCCCGCCCCGCATCTTCAAGACATGGTCCAAGGTGGTGGCAACTTAAGCTCCAGCCAAGATAGAAGGGGGAGGCCATCCTCCCTCTTCTTAGCACTGCTGGAAGGTTGCACATAAACTTATGCTCACCTCTCCTGGCTACATGGCTGGTCATACGCCATGGCTGTTGCAAAGGGTGCTGGGAAATCGTGGCTCTGGAGTAGCCTTGCCAAGTTAAAACCCGCAAGGAGATGCTGAGTCGTGAGTATTCTCTGCCCCTGAGCAATAATGCAGGCTCTTGAAGGCTGGAGATGACTTTGCTATGAAACACCTGGCACAGGTCCTGAACACCCAGGGTATTCTGTACATGAACGTTTCTGTTTTATCAGGGCTTTGTTGAGGCACCCTCTGTCTGTTCTTTGTGCGTATTGGCCCATGGCATTCTTCCAAGGCTTTCTGTCACTCTAGTCCGGTGGGTCTCAACTGTGGCTCTGGGCTGCAGTGCCTGGAAAGCTCTGAGGTATTTGGAATCTGTCTCTGTGGGGAAGGGCCTGGGCATCAGTACTTTCTAAAATTctgcaggtgattctaatgtgcagccaggtgGGAAGAGCTGCTCCAGTGAAGGAGCAGGGCTGTCTTCATGCGTGCTTGCCGTCTGTGCAGTCACGAGGGGCCTCACACTCGGGTGCATGCTCGGCTTTTGCTGTCTTggaattcttaatttttgaacaaggggtccTGCATTTGCATTTTGTATCAAGCCCTGCAAATTACGCAGCCAGTCCTGTGAGGAAAGAAAACATGCCTAAAAAGGGAGCCTGTGTGCATCACTGGTACAGAAAAGGTCTCAACTTTTGAAAACAAGACTCCTGGCTGGGGCTGGCCAGCCAGGGCTCTGGGTGGGAGGAAGAAGTGCCATGAACCATGAAGTTCAAGCATTTCCCTGCCGGATTCCATTCAAACCTTACAATGAATGACATTTGTATTTGCCGTTACAAGAGAAAACTAATCTTCAGAAAAGTTAACCTGCTCAGTGCAGCTAACACAGGAAAGTCAGACCCACGTGTGCTGGACTCCCGTGCCTGTGTGTTATTTGCAGCCTGAATCTCCACTTAGACTAGGGTGTCTTCCACTGGCAGAAGTAGGGGAATTGGGGACGGAGCGATTTGAGTTCTAAGTGTCGAGGCAGGAAAAGGACAAGATCTTTTGCACGAATGGTGAGGTCGATAGTTGGATTGGAAAAAATTTTGAATATGGGTGTTGTTGGATGATCGGAAAATGTCCCTAGGCTGTCTGCCCACATGCTGGGGGCAAGTATTGCAGGAATGACCCATGTTACATTCCCCCAACAGGCAGGTTACAAAATGTTTGAGCAAATTTTGCTTCGATACTGATCGTTGGTGATAACCGCACTTGAACTCCCAAGAGTGTGAGTGGCCacctgagcctgtgctcagccACTCTCAGGGGCCACGTGGCTAGGATCTCGTATATGCCCCACCTTGAGACGCTTCTGTTTtaatagagaagaaaatgaaggtaAAGAACCCAAGGCCAGCAGTTGGTCAGGATTAGAACCAGTGTCTGCGTCCTCCAAGTGGAGCTCCTTCTAATACCCAGCACCACCTGGTGGGGAGACCTGCCTTAAGGCCAGTTTTCTTCATTGCTTTTTGAGTCATGGACCCCTTTGTCAGTCCAGTGGAatctctgaatcccttctctgAGTgatgtttaaaagaataaaacaaaatgtatagGTTTGCCAAGGAAAACAGTTATATTGAaatagttatcaaaatatttcttgGATTATGTGCATTTTTATCAGCATTATATTAAATGAAGGCTGTAGCAGCAGACCTAGTTAGTAAccatagttgacccttgaacaatgcggggCTTAATCCTAGTCTAATTTATAGTCGGCCTTTGGCCTTCCATGTCCGCAGTTcctccatgttcatggattcaaccaaccacgacatgtagtactgtagtatttacttttgaaaaaaaaaagaatctgcgtGTAAGTGGACCAGTGCAGTTCaaacttgtgttgttcaagggtcagccaTACTCTTAATTTTGAAGGAGAGATGCGCATAAATGTTATTTCAAGATAGCTACAGCAACCAGAATGTTATATGAAAATAACTGATTTCTTTTGCTGACTGAATCACTGGTCCTGTTAATGCTTCTGTGGTTTGGTACCTACATCCCGAACTGACAAATGCTCAATTTCAGTTAGAGGCGAGTGAAATAAGATTCATCTTCCTTCCCATCCAAATCCCTGGACCCTCTAAATTCTATCCATGGTCCCTTTGCCGCTAGGTTAAGACCTCTGATGCTAATGGAATTTCTGGGGTCTGGTTTTCTTGGTAAAATTTGAACTTGCAGTTTTTTCCAACATAACTAGATCTAGTAGCACCAGCACTTAAATATTTACCCCTGCCTGccctcacccaccccccaaaAGACCTTGCATTAGGAAGGATTCACCGAACAAGGCTCTTTGTAATGCCTACGTACAGCCCTTTTCTGATAAACTGTTCTTAAGATGGCTCAATTGTCACCTGTTAGTTTGAGGGACTTTGGCCTATAGAAAATAGACAGTGTATGTTTGTCAAACAGTTCTGAAATTCTCGAGGCATTGCACGTACTCACGTGCTCTCACACTGCACCACCTATTTCTGGAAAGGTCACAACGGACTGGCTTCAGCCTAAAGCTAAGGGTAGGGTTTTTACCCAAGGCTGAGAGAGTAACACATGAAATAACAGCAGATAATTCTAGTATTCAGCCCAGGGTTATCTGCACTTGTTCATTTTAAGCATCCTGGGAGGGAAATGGTTATTTCAATTGTATTGGTGGTTACTTGTGGATTTGAAACAATCTACCTTCATTTcttttagttttgataaatgaTCCCTTTATATTTAAGAGAAATTCACGTCCTGTGTGTAATTCTTTCAAAACACATAGACATCTCTAGATTTTGAGAAAAAACTGGACATATTTGCCACTTATTTAATTGTCCATTTGTCCCTCGTTGCAAGAAGACATTTCTAACATCGATATCTGAGGGAATCAATGGTACAGACATCATTTAGattgtctttaaaagaaaaatctttattccAGTTACTCATTTCTCTCCTGACCCTAGCCCAGTCTCCAGCCCAAAGGCcagcaaacttttctgtaaagctggtaggaaatattttaggctttgcgggTCGTACGGTCACTTGCAACTGCTCAGCTCTGGCCTCACAGCACAAAAGCAGCTGGAAATGGTACGTAAAGGAATGTGCGTGTGTTCCCGCAAATCTTTACGGACACCGAAATTGGAATCTCATGTGATTTCacatcacaaaatatttttaattttctcaaccgtttaaaaatctaaaaaacctTAGCTCGTGGATTATACAAAAACAGGTGATAGGTTACATGAGAAACACAGGGCAAAGTATACAAGGGATCTCTGTTACTTTTATAACTACATGTggatctacaattatctcaataacaatttcacttagaaaaataaactaacaGGTAGTTGGCTAGATTTAGCCCCCAGGCTGTAGTTTACTACCCCTGCCAGTCAGAACAGCTTATGAAAATATGATACATAATTTTAAACTGCTCTATTTCTTGATTGTTTTTGACATGAATGGAATGTTTGAATAGGATTTTTTTCTGACGTGTGCTGTCTCCAAATATTGGTTTTATATTACAGTTCAAATACAAAAGCCTTAGCCATGTAGCTGTTGTAATTAAAGATTCTAGTGTGGCTTAAGTATCTAAGTGATACTAAGTAAATTTACATTTGTCAAATGTTCACTTAACTAAAAAGCTCAGCATACTCTCTCCGAAATATGAAAGTCATTTATAAGAAGTCCTGCAGtcctaaaatgttttcttttaaaataataatctcgacttctttttaaaaaatcaagcaatACCAGGGGATGTGCAGTGAAAAGTCTCTCTCCTTTCACAGCCCCTCATTTTCCCTTTCAACAGGCAGTCACCATTAGCAGTCGGTGTCTATATCTATAAACGTTTTGGTTTAAAATTTGTCATCATGGCTGCCTTTTGGGGTTGGCTTCCAAAAATCATAATGATAGTAGCTGCCAGTGCCAAATGGTGCTTGAACCTCACAAACATCTTGACTCCATACAGCAACTCTCCAGAGTAGGTGACgctggccccattttacagattgagCTCTTGAAGGGCAGAGTCATCGGACACAAGTGGGTCATGGTGTTTGCATGGTTTTGTGGTTTGATGAAACAAAACCCTCCTGATGCTGAGTGGCTGTTGGTATGGAGGTTGGATGAGACATTGGAAAGATAAGCTACCTTCCGGTATTGAAAGCGTTCTGTTCTTAAGAACTGTCACTATTGTAAAGTGACTTTGTCTTCTTATTACAAAAGCAACATGTGGTCACTGGAGGAAAcgtagaaaagcaaaataaaaattaacctgtaggggctttcctggtggcgcagtggttaagaatccgcctgccaatgcaggggacacgggttcgagccctggtccggaaagatcccacattgccacggagcaactaagcccgtgcgccacaactactgagcctgtgctctagagcccgtgagccacaactactgaagcccacgcacctagagcccatgctctgcaacaagagaagccacggcagtgagaagccggcacaccgaaaacgaagagtagcccatgctctccgcaactagagaaagcctgcacacagcaacgaagacccaacgcagccaaaaataaataaataaataaataaataaataatttatttagaaaaaaaaattaacctgtaCTTTAGCCATCACAGCATCTTGctgttggggtgggggggcaccTCCAACCCAAGGCAGGTAAGGAAGTTTTCCATCGTCAGTGCTATGATGAAAAGCTTTGTGGAGAACTGTGGAATGCATCcttatttcctgaagatgaacTTTGAATGTAGCATGGTAGTTAAGAGCCCAGAGGATGCATTCAGAGTACCTGGTTGGAATTCTGGCTCTGTCATTTCattagctgcatgaccttggtcATATTAAGaccctctgtgcctcatttttttaaatctataaaataatcgtagtacctacctcatagagttgtcatGAAGGTTAAATAAGTTAATCTATGTAAAgagctagaacagtgcctggcacatgctaaGCCCCAGATTGGACTAGCTaatcataatt
It includes:
- the ZFP64 gene encoding zinc finger protein 64 isoform X6 produces the protein MSRRKQARPQHLGSEEPQPESQEFAEAAPEVLGEPASELDNDVTKPTYPSADSSDTQKAPVTALPSESKEQTATLGERTFNCCYPGCHFKTVHGMKDLDRHLRIHTGDKPHKCEFCDKCFSRKDNLTMHMRCHTSVKPHKCHLCDYAAVDSSSLKKHLRIHSDERPYKCQLCPYASRNSSQLTVHLRSHTGDTPFQCWLCSAKFKISSDLKRHMIVHSGEKPFKCEFCDVRCTMKANLKSHVRIKHTFKCLHCAFQGRDRADLLEHSRLHQADHPEKCPECSYSCSSAAALRVHSRVHCKDRPFKCDFCSFDTKRPSSLAKHIDKVHRDEAKTENWAPPGREGPRESGGQHVAQIVTQRAFRCETCGASFVRGDSLRCHKKQHSDHGENKNSGLVTFPPEGSASGQLGTLVSVGQLETSLEPSQCL